The stretch of DNA TCTAATCCACCACTTGTAGGTTCCAGCCAAAACCCTTTTTGAAGTTTGGCTTTCTGTGCTCCCAGcattgaaaagcagaaaaggattgCCAGGAATTCTCTTATCACCAGCCCTGTCAAGTGCTACATTTCATTCAAGCCtacataacaaaataaaactgggTAGGGGAGGAAGGGATCCAAGTGTAAAATGCAGTCAGGCCAAGGAACCAACTGGCAGAAAACAGGGACTCCATCCTCTAGAAGATAAACATTATAATTTGTGCATTAATTATAGCTCATTTACCTTCCTTATCCTGTGTTTCCTCCTCCCAACTGGATTTTGAAGCAAAGGCCTGAGCCTTTATACAAACAAGCTAATGGATTCTAATGGCTCACCCTGCTGCAGTGTTATTTAATCACAGCAGCActtcattttccctgctgtattcagggaagaaaaaaaaccaaagactGCACCCACATTCAACTGTCTCATCCAAACACatcttatttcagttttcaaattcCATTATTTCCATTGTAGTCAAATTTTCTCATGCCTTCATCTTAGTAGACTCCTTCcctttaatttaagaaaaaatacaacagaaatttAAGTGTTTAACAGCATTTAAGAAAGATACAGTAAAATACAGCAGATACAGGTTGTTGCACAtactttttaaagacttttcaCCTTCTGTGTCCCAACTGTCCCCAAATCCCATTCCCATGGCACTTTTGGATGCATTCTGTTCCTTTATCTCtgttatttatttcccttaCTCTTTACTCCACACACTCCCAATTATTTGCCAAGACAATTCTTCGTCCGTGGGAGTGGACCAGACACAGCCACCAGTTCTCCTCCACGCTCGGAGCAAACAAAACTGGTCTGTCCAATTTCCCCCCCAGCACCACCCGCTTGGCCTTGGCCTCTGCCCTTTCTCCCGTCACTTCACAAGGTGGGGAAATGCTTTCTCACAGCACTTCTCCTTCCCAAGTGCCACTCAGCCTGTTTTTCCTTATTATCAGGTGTGTCACACGCAAGAGGCCTGGTTTTGATCTCATGGTTACAGAGAAGggtataaattaaataattaatgctGGCACTCCACCAGTCCCACCCATTTCACTTAACATCACATGTGCACTCCACCCTATCTTACTCACACGATTTAATTCTTGGGCTCTATTCCTGCCCCTCTTTTTGCTGCAACCCTCTTGTTTGTGTTTGCTCCTTCCATGGACCTCAGCTGTTTGTTTAGTGCTCACTTGTCTCTGCCTCTCTTTCCCCTCCATGTCTCCACTCACTCCCAGCACCCTCCTTTTCATCTCTCCctcactttttctctctcccccttccctccccctgccaAGACTCTTAACAATACATCTCTTCTTGCATCTCTCACCATCAGCataacttattttctttcacttggCCCAAACTCTTGACAAAAGTCCcttgaatatttaaagaaacaggGTGCTTAGCATGGAAGAACAGGGTAGGAAGTAACTCATGTAAAACCTGCAGCTCGTTCAGAAAGGTGTCACTTCCCATGAGGAATGACAAAGCACAAGGGTCAAACCTCACAGCACAACACCAGAGCACAGCCTGTCTTTTATCCATGCTGGGGTCAACATGGTCATCTACAGAACAAAGAGGTGAAGGACCAGAACACCTCACCTCTCCCTGAACAGATAAAGTACAATCCAGGTAatcaaaggagaaagaaagcaggtgaaaaagcaaaaaagaggTGTTGCTGTCAAGTTGTTTCAATCAAAAATTCAAAGTGCCAGCCATTTAATCCACTCCTTGCCTGCTTTCAGTAACACCAGCAGTGGTATTGTACAGGCAATTATTTCTGTACATACTGTTTGTCCCAAGGCACTTAATGTCTCCCTTGCCTTCGCCAGAGTTGTCCACCTATTACAGCATCTAACAAGTACAGCTACAACTgtggcattttctttcataatcTGCTACACAAGCTTAGAGAAATCTGTCAAATAAAACCCTTTGTTTCTGAACTTCTGAAATGTAGAGTGCAACTGCTCTGCAAGTCAACATGAAGCATtaccagaaatatttaaatcacattttatttttcaaattcaaaaatAACCATTAGCTTTATTTAACATTACACATCTCAGATTTAAAATATCATGCTCTATTTAAATATCCGAGTGACGACACTatacaaataaaatgttacacaaaatatatttaagaaaatgttttggtcTTCAATCTGAACAATAAATAGACAGGCACTTCTACATATACAAAGAAAGCAACCACTATTTAGAGTAATTCTTATAAGCAAGATGTGGAAATAGAGAAGATCTGAGTTTCGAGAACGTATGTAACTCTACATGAGGCTTCATGCAAACTTCAAAGTTTGGTTTGAAATTCGAAACTCTTGGGATCTGCACAATTCTAGATTCACCACCACTTTACAGGAGACCCAAACCATGCTCTCAAAAAGCAATGTGCAATTTCAGTCATTTCCATCAAATCAAGCTACCTGATCACATTTAGTgcccaaacagaaaacaaggatTGACCAGAGGAGCTTTCCACATAAACAACATGAGCACCAAGTCAGCTTCAGTACATATGCTTGAGGTGGGGGCAGCCCTACCTGCCCagccccccaaaaaacctcctcttctttttccttataCGTTGAGCTCTTAGGGGGCATTTCAAGCAGaattatgcttttttttgtaaaaaaaaaaaagcttcatctAATAAAAGGGTAAATCCTTCAGACACAGGTACATTTTGCACAAAGGATCgtaagtaaaggaaaaaatactgttccAGGGTGCAAAAAGGactgaaaactaaaaatttttaaaaaaaattctaaatttaaagTCTTGTAAGTGTATCGTATCTAAATGTAAAACTACATTCCTCcaatttgtgtattttcaaTTTACAGTGGTTTCCACACACAAACACTACTCAAGGGAAAATTAACTTCCACCATCACAATTAATGAAAGATGCACTGTGGTAGACAATCcctgtttccagcacagctAATCAGTCACTGACAGCTAGTTATATCCTCaaagtcttttttaaaattaagaccAATATTGAAACATAACGACCACCAGGACAGTGGAAAAGTCAGGACCAAGTCTTCAGGCCATCCCTTCAAATTTTAGTATTAACCTCATTTTCAAAAGTACAGGAAAAGGTTTACAGCAAAAATTCGTTATTAAACAGAGCTTCAGGGATTCAAACTTGGAAAGTTTTTTGGACTTAAGACAGTTACGCACATTACTTTAACAATTTAAGTGTGGATCTTGCAAGCGTGTCCAAATCTTAATCATTTCTTGAGGTTTTCTACTATGCACTAACATTAAGTTTGTGTAGGAACAGatgttatttctgtatttctcttcgATATCAAACGTTTTGAAGCCTTTGTGTTTTTCCGGAGCAAGCCCAAGCTTCTGAAGGCACATTCCAGTATAAACATCATCAATAGGGTAGAGGAGTACCTGGTCAGATGCATTATTCAGTCTTAGTGCCAGATCACCAGAGTACAGGAACCCACCGCCTCCTGCGTACGGGGGATACGAACCTTCATAAACACTTTCTGGGATGTAGTACttcaattttttctctctgtgaggTCCAGCATCTTTGATCACGTCGCCTATAAATAAGTCTTTGGCTTTTTCCTTTGATAAGCTCTTCAAGTAATCCAGGATCTGATTGGTATTCACAAAAACATCATCATCacccttaaaaataaactggacgtttgcacagctgctgctgacccaCTTCAGAAACAGCACCTCTTTCAGAGTCAGATTGAAGAAAGTGTCTCTGTAGTTCCAGAGGAGAATGTCTCGGTGGGTGTCACTCTCAAATTTAATCATGTGTGAAAGGTCAGGAAAATTATCCTCTGGTGGGGTCTGTCCAAGTAAGAAGACCCTTCTGACTGTCACATCccctgattttatttccttgcccCAGGATTCCCTAATTGCTTGTCTTCTATCAAAATGGGGTATAAGTGACTTAAtagccagcagcaggaaaggttTCTGTTCACACTTGTTTGGCTGATCCATTAGCAATGAGTAATTTCTACATCTCAAATAGAGGAGGAAGTCTTTGAATCTGTCCGGCAAGTTTGCAAAGTCACTAACCTCTGAACGCACCAAGGGGTCAGGGTCACAGGAGCTGAGAGCACTCAGGTTAGAAACTAAGTTCTCTTCCACAGTCATATTGGAAAGCAAGGACAGGATAGGGTTGTACAGCAGCTCAAGcttctgttgctgtttgttCCAATAAGCTTTGTGAGGAGTGTATTTCCTCCAGAACTTGCTACGTGGTATAACAACACGGCCTTTTGCATTCTTGTCTTGACTGCCACTCTTTGAGACTTCCACAatcacataaataaaaatgtttaccATCATCAGAATTCCCAGCAGCTTTAATCTTCTGCGTCCAACACTCATTTCTCATatctagaaataaatttaaaaaaaaagatttttagcTTTCTTCACAGCAAATTATTGAtctcattaaaaatgcaaactcCTTTCAAATGAAGACTATGCAAGTTGGTAGCCTAAAAACCAAGGTTACCTACACCCACAAAGAACCAAAAGCTAATCTGTCTCTAAAACATACACATATGGTTTGGGGTTTCATCAGCCAGCTGGTAAAAATGTGAAGTTTCCATTTGCGGCTTAGGAAAGTTACACAGCTTTTCATGGTGAGTCTAAATTAGCCAGCAGTTCTTGCTTCTCATTTAAATCCCCTTTAAACACTTGACTGTATAATAATTAGAATCTGAGCCCTCAGCTTGGCAAAGGCAGGCTgagaaaccattttttttcttgctagtAAGGTGAGCTGAAGGGTATAGAATAAATTGCTATACGATAAggtcagttatttttaaattaggttTCAAGCTTTTATACTTGCACTCTCACACATTCCAATTACATAAAAGGCAGAGCCAAATTTTAAAGCACACAATCAGTTTTTGACAATTTCTCTTGGCTGTTCCTTGGAAGAAAGGCTGACAAAACTTGCCAGCTGGTATTCAGATCTCGGCAGACAGAAGAGAACATGAacctggatttattttttcccctccaactGGAAAAAGGAATTCAAATGGTAAGTGAAAGTAGAAGTGCAATTATTACTAGGAACgaaaaaagcctgaaaagaaattttaaaaggagaggTCTCCCATATATGCAAGATTTGGAACAGTATGTGTACATCTTTGTTGTATCAAAAGTTCTGTGACCCATCTCAGTTTTCAGTGGGGTAGAGAATGGATCaatccctttttcttccacagctgtCAGAATGCAGGGTGCGCAGTACACGGAGCAACATGGAAACAGCGTGTTCCTCCAGAGCAGTGCTTACCAAACTGTTTACTAGCCCTGGGGTACATCAGTGTACAAGCTCCACAAATAATTCCGAGTTAATCAGAAGGTTACAAAGACTACATTGAAGTCACATACAGAACGCACTGTCGGAGACACTTTCATGTGCCAGGAGTATAAATGAT from Corvus cornix cornix isolate S_Up_H32 chromosome 3, ASM73873v5, whole genome shotgun sequence encodes:
- the B3GNT2 gene encoding N-acetyllactosaminide beta-1,3-N-acetylglucosaminyltransferase 2, with product MSVGRRRLKLLGILMMVNIFIYVIVEVSKSGSQDKNAKGRVVIPRSKFWRKYTPHKAYWNKQQQKLELLYNPILSLLSNMTVEENLVSNLSALSSCDPDPLVRSEVSDFANLPDRFKDFLLYLRCRNYSLLMDQPNKCEQKPFLLLAIKSLIPHFDRRQAIRESWGKEIKSGDVTVRRVFLLGQTPPEDNFPDLSHMIKFESDTHRDILLWNYRDTFFNLTLKEVLFLKWVSSSCANVQFIFKGDDDVFVNTNQILDYLKSLSKEKAKDLFIGDVIKDAGPHREKKLKYYIPESVYEGSYPPYAGGGGFLYSGDLALRLNNASDQVLLYPIDDVYTGMCLQKLGLAPEKHKGFKTFDIEEKYRNNICSYTNLMLVHSRKPQEMIKIWTRLQDPHLNC